In Nitrospira sp., one genomic interval encodes:
- a CDS encoding amino acid adenylation domain-containing protein — MQQEIEVQGLRLSPHQKRLWLWQQRGHRGQARAVVQLEGAFDEEAVHRALRRVIARHDSLRTSFYREPGMKVPFQVINEEADLFWQVVDLRHLPDERTREQAAGDAVRRIVDPDWETRPLIRGTFCRLTDVSGRLILEMPGLCADHWSLANVAAELSLLLDLGNDGTVDEAPVQYGQFSEWHHELLEGEEAEQGRAWWAGRKLTSNQVVLLPFERTDRLDGLDAASQAVQRLLSAADLERLRDAAAAAQVSLPLVLFACWMVPLYRTTGRTDLICWWRTEGRSFEELQGGIGLFECWLPLHLRMEGNPALQDLVALIAREQGQAEDWQHYYAVEQGEEEAEAVRAGIGFEYGRRAKPNRTASGAVTLAESSFCAEPLKLRLAALEDEAGLALTWHFDADRIPAVMVQALADRFLELSRRLPECLTLSIDEVDLVGTRERIRLTREFNQTTSPLDPMLPIHRLIEAQAVCRPASSAVVAGERRLSYDELNRQANRVARGLRRRGVQPGDRVGLCFDRSTEMIVAMLGVLKAGAAYVPVDPAHASVRLAPQMAQSGAGILVAQAPSDQVRPIFHGMTLDLSELVADEPDGNLDLVLSPDALAYVIFTSGSTGQPKGVAVSHRNLVNYTLAISKQLDPQEPLQFATVSTLSADLGYSAIFPALTSGGCLHVIGYETATDGRLFGAYLAEHPIDVLKIVPSHFKALLATGDGRALWPRKFLLFGGEALSWGLADQVRRQATCTVINHYGPTETTVGALTAVVTDDAVMRLARTVPIGRPLDNLEAYILDDRQEPVPIGVAGELYLGGQGLARGYWNQPDRTAERFVPNPHASQPGARLYRTGDRTRRLPDGSIEFLGRVDHQVKIRGFRIELGEIESVLRQHPAVQDAVVAVRENHQGDPFLAAYLVGPGTEGESRVIQDFLRSQLPDYMVPAAATVLPALPLTANGKVDRGALPEPDREGPDSRRFMAPATATEEIVAGIWCDVLKRDAVGVQDNFFDLGGHSLLATQVMSRVRQALRVDLPLRTLFEAPTVARLVQVAEAARGTDLAEPLPAPQPIPRSGPVPLSFAQQRLWVLAQLEPDSTAYIIPIALRVRGPLDVEALERSFRAVMRRHEALRTTFHSLNGVPMQVIAAEPAFTLPLIDLQHLPEEERDRAAIRLAAVEAERPFDLRYGPLLRVSLIRLRPTEHLLLLTLHHIVSDAWSAHVLVREMTALYASHVEGRPSPLPELPLQYADLSQWQRAWMAGPLLERDLAFWKTVLGGELPVMDLPTDRPRPAVQTSRGAMVSSTLDPARAAELSALGRRMGATLYMMLLSAFFMLLARMTGQSDLIVGTPIANRTRKETEGLIGFFVNTLAIRTQISRDASSAEVIAAVREACLEAYAHQETPFEKLVDVLHPTRDVSRSPIFQVMFDLQNAPASELEVSGLEFEPIEIDSTTAKFDLSMTVQQTEGGLVVAIEYNTDLFDSVTVEGLLARYESILDALVRDVRTPVSALPLLTGAERQQVVGVWNRTGRVYPDAAVPVQLAAQAARTPAAIAVRAGATTVTYAALLEQAYQVAQALRGRGIGPEALVAVALERSVDLVVALLGTWYAGAAFVPLDPSYPVARLRYMLDDSQAALLVTDGAQAARLAHAGPTLCLDRDRATLATYPATPPPGRLADAQLAYVLYTSGSTGQPKGAGNTHAGLRNRLQWMQEAYGLTAADRVLQKTPISFDVSVWEFFWPLLVGAELVMAEPGAHKDPAQLIQHIVAQGVTTLHFVPPMLQAFLDQPGVETCRSLRQIVCSGEALPATVPPRVQQQLPGVALHNLYGPTEAAIDVTAWTCPTPPAATVPIGRPIANLQIYVRDPQGEPVPIGVPGECYIGGIGVGRGYHRRPALTAARFVPDPFSAQPGQRLYRTGDLVRYRSDGTIEYLGRLDHQVKIRGVRIEVGEVEAALRQQPGIREAVVVARRDGPGGARLVGYVTTDPAQPFEPAALKAGLAQTLPEYLVPAVVVRLAQLPLSPNGKVDRQALPAPDVEAPRPTAYEAPATVTEQQLAAIWSQVLGVERIGLQDNFFDLGGHSLLAVQAIARMQAVVDQPLTVMDLFQHPTLEQLSRRLEGECPLAFAELVLLREGRALPPLFCFDPDGTHVQAYRPLARSLEEGRPVYGLSLGHLFSLRWQDLSIPKLAEQQAALIRDCRPHGPYHLVGWSNGGVLALATAQTLERAGESVAFLGLLDTQPNQALYAADGPTPVEELIAYIRRDQREAFDAIPDAEREALRERLESLGEEERLETAIRWARERDFLSPEEAEASIGSLKLGYTLAREAARFLIVTRSHPIKAPIHVWWTTSTLARRGQGPVDWSEHTTGPVTVETVVGDHMDAVHSIHAHQRIGEALATLRTASA, encoded by the coding sequence ATGCAACAGGAGATCGAGGTTCAGGGGCTGCGGCTGTCACCCCACCAGAAGCGACTCTGGTTGTGGCAACAACGCGGCCATCGCGGACAGGCCAGGGCGGTGGTCCAGCTGGAGGGTGCGTTCGACGAGGAGGCGGTGCATCGAGCCCTGCGCCGGGTGATCGCCCGCCATGACAGTCTTCGCACGAGCTTCTACCGGGAGCCCGGTATGAAGGTTCCGTTCCAAGTGATCAACGAGGAGGCCGATCTGTTCTGGCAGGTCGTCGACCTGCGGCACCTCCCCGACGAGCGCACACGCGAACAGGCTGCCGGGGACGCAGTACGTCGAATAGTAGATCCCGATTGGGAAACGAGGCCGCTGATACGGGGCACGTTCTGCCGCCTGACGGATGTCTCCGGGCGGCTGATCCTGGAGATGCCGGGGCTCTGCGCCGATCACTGGTCGCTGGCGAATGTGGCCGCCGAACTCAGCCTGCTCTTGGATCTGGGCAACGACGGGACGGTGGACGAGGCGCCTGTCCAATATGGTCAATTTTCTGAATGGCACCATGAGTTGCTGGAGGGCGAAGAGGCGGAGCAAGGGCGGGCCTGGTGGGCCGGACGGAAACTTACCAGCAACCAGGTCGTGCTTTTGCCCTTCGAGCGGACGGACCGTCTCGATGGGTTGGATGCCGCCTCCCAAGCAGTCCAACGTCTGCTTTCCGCTGCAGACTTGGAACGACTGCGAGATGCCGCCGCCGCTGCACAGGTGTCTCTCCCGCTTGTGCTGTTTGCCTGTTGGATGGTCCCCCTCTATCGGACGACCGGCCGAACTGATCTGATCTGTTGGTGGCGTACCGAGGGGCGTTCGTTCGAGGAGTTGCAAGGAGGGATCGGATTATTCGAATGCTGGTTGCCGCTCCACCTTCGGATGGAGGGGAATCCGGCGCTGCAAGACCTAGTGGCCTTGATTGCACGCGAGCAGGGGCAAGCGGAAGACTGGCAGCACTACTATGCGGTGGAGCAGGGGGAAGAAGAGGCGGAGGCTGTGCGCGCGGGGATCGGCTTCGAATATGGTCGTCGCGCCAAGCCCAACCGGACGGCCTCCGGTGCCGTCACCCTCGCGGAGAGCAGCTTTTGCGCCGAGCCCCTCAAACTCAGGCTCGCTGCTCTTGAAGACGAGGCGGGGCTGGCACTGACCTGGCATTTTGACGCGGACCGTATCCCGGCGGTCATGGTCCAGGCCTTGGCCGATCGATTTCTGGAACTGTCGCGTCGCCTTCCCGAATGCCTCACGCTGTCGATCGATGAAGTCGACCTGGTGGGGACTCGGGAACGGATCAGGCTCACGCGAGAGTTCAATCAAACGACCAGTCCGCTGGACCCTATGCTTCCGATTCATCGACTGATTGAGGCACAGGCGGTGTGCCGACCGGCCTCTTCCGCCGTCGTGGCCGGCGAGCGGCGGTTGTCCTACGACGAGCTTAATCGACAGGCGAACCGGGTGGCCCGTGGGTTGAGGCGGCGCGGCGTGCAACCAGGCGATCGGGTCGGCCTCTGTTTCGATCGCTCCACCGAGATGATCGTGGCCATGTTGGGGGTGCTGAAGGCCGGCGCGGCCTATGTGCCGGTCGATCCGGCGCATGCGTCCGTGCGACTCGCGCCGCAGATGGCGCAGAGCGGCGCTGGGATCCTCGTAGCGCAGGCTCCATCCGACCAGGTTCGGCCGATCTTCCACGGCATGACCCTGGACCTCAGCGAGCTGGTGGCTGACGAACCGGACGGCAACCTCGATCTGGTGCTGTCACCGGACGCCCTGGCCTATGTGATCTTTACCTCCGGCTCGACCGGTCAGCCCAAGGGTGTGGCCGTCTCCCATCGCAACCTCGTGAACTACACCCTGGCGATCTCGAAGCAGTTGGACCCACAGGAACCGCTGCAGTTTGCGACCGTCTCGACCTTGAGCGCAGACTTGGGATATAGCGCGATTTTTCCCGCCTTGACCTCCGGCGGCTGTCTTCATGTCATCGGCTACGAGACTGCGACGGACGGTCGGTTGTTCGGTGCCTATCTCGCTGAGCATCCCATCGACGTGCTGAAGATCGTCCCCTCCCATTTCAAGGCCCTGCTGGCCACCGGAGATGGCCGGGCGCTCTGGCCGCGAAAGTTTCTCCTGTTCGGCGGCGAGGCGCTGTCGTGGGGTTTAGCCGATCAGGTGCGGCGGCAGGCGACCTGCACCGTCATCAACCATTATGGCCCCACGGAAACGACCGTCGGCGCCCTGACCGCTGTCGTGACCGATGATGCGGTGATGCGTCTCGCCCGCACGGTCCCCATCGGCCGTCCCCTCGACAACCTCGAAGCCTACATCCTCGACGACCGCCAGGAACCGGTGCCGATCGGCGTGGCGGGGGAACTGTATCTGGGCGGCCAAGGCCTCGCGCGCGGATATTGGAATCAACCGGACCGTACCGCCGAACGGTTCGTGCCCAACCCCCATGCGTCGCAACCAGGCGCCCGCCTCTATCGCACAGGCGACCGCACCAGGCGGCTGCCTGACGGTTCGATCGAATTCCTAGGTCGGGTGGACCATCAAGTGAAGATTCGAGGGTTCCGGATCGAACTGGGGGAGATCGAATCGGTTCTGCGGCAGCATCCAGCCGTGCAGGATGCCGTCGTGGCGGTACGCGAGAACCACCAAGGCGATCCCTTCCTCGCGGCCTATCTGGTCGGGCCGGGAACGGAGGGGGAGAGCCGGGTGATCCAGGACTTTCTCCGTTCGCAGTTGCCCGATTACATGGTGCCTGCGGCTGCGACCGTTCTGCCGGCCCTGCCCCTGACGGCCAATGGCAAGGTGGATCGCGGCGCTCTGCCGGAACCGGATCGTGAGGGGCCGGACAGTCGACGGTTCATGGCTCCGGCCACGGCCACGGAAGAGATTGTGGCCGGGATTTGGTGTGATGTGTTGAAACGGGACGCCGTCGGTGTCCAGGACAACTTTTTCGATTTGGGCGGTCATTCGCTCCTTGCCACGCAGGTCATGTCACGGGTGCGCCAAGCCCTGCGGGTCGATCTCCCGTTACGCACCCTCTTCGAGGCGCCCACGGTCGCCCGACTGGTCCAGGTGGCCGAAGCGGCCAGAGGAACGGACCTGGCGGAACCGCTCCCCGCGCCGCAGCCGATCCCGCGCTCCGGCCCGGTGCCCCTGTCGTTCGCCCAACAACGGCTCTGGGTATTGGCACAGTTGGAGCCGGACAGCACGGCCTACATCATTCCGATCGCGTTGCGTGTCAGGGGTCCGCTCGATGTCGAGGCGTTGGAACGGAGCTTCCGAGCGGTGATGCGGCGCCACGAAGCGCTGCGGACCACCTTTCACAGCCTCAACGGGGTCCCGATGCAGGTGATCGCTGCGGAGCCGGCCTTCACGCTCCCTCTGATCGATCTCCAGCATCTTCCCGAAGAGGAACGAGATCGAGCGGCGATTCGGTTGGCTGCGGTCGAGGCCGAACGTCCGTTCGACCTGCGCTACGGCCCGCTGCTGCGGGTCAGTCTCATCCGGCTCCGACCGACCGAACACCTGTTGCTGCTCACGTTGCACCACATCGTGTCGGACGCCTGGTCCGCCCATGTGCTGGTCCGGGAGATGACGGCCCTCTATGCATCCCACGTGGAAGGCCGGCCTTCGCCCTTGCCGGAGTTGCCCTTGCAGTACGCCGATCTGTCGCAATGGCAACGCGCCTGGATGGCAGGACCCCTGCTCGAACGAGACTTGGCATTTTGGAAGACGGTGCTGGGCGGCGAATTGCCCGTGATGGACTTGCCGACGGATCGACCGAGACCGGCCGTGCAAACGTCACGGGGGGCGATGGTCAGCTCGACCCTTGACCCTGCGCGTGCCGCCGAACTGTCCGCCTTGGGGCGGCGGATGGGCGCCACCCTGTACATGATGCTGTTGAGCGCCTTCTTCATGTTGTTGGCCAGGATGACGGGGCAGAGCGACCTGATCGTCGGAACCCCCATTGCCAACCGGACCAGGAAAGAGACCGAAGGCCTCATCGGGTTCTTCGTCAATACCCTGGCGATCCGCACCCAGATTTCCCGGGATGCCTCCTCCGCCGAGGTAATCGCCGCGGTGCGGGAGGCCTGTCTGGAGGCCTATGCCCATCAAGAGACACCGTTCGAAAAGCTCGTGGACGTACTGCACCCGACACGCGATGTCAGCCGCTCGCCGATTTTTCAGGTCATGTTCGACCTCCAGAACGCGCCTGCGTCCGAGTTGGAGGTGAGTGGGTTGGAGTTCGAGCCGATCGAGATCGACAGCACCACCGCGAAATTCGACCTCTCGATGACGGTGCAGCAGACGGAGGGAGGACTCGTGGTGGCCATCGAGTACAATACGGATCTGTTCGACTCCGTCACGGTCGAGGGGCTGTTGGCTCGTTATGAATCCATTCTGGATGCGCTGGTCCGAGATGTCCGAACCCCCGTGAGCGCCCTTCCGCTCTTGACCGGGGCAGAGCGGCAGCAGGTGGTGGGGGTGTGGAACCGGACGGGGCGGGTCTATCCGGATGCGGCGGTGCCGGTGCAGCTTGCGGCGCAGGCGGCGCGGACGCCGGCAGCTATCGCGGTGCGGGCGGGGGCGACGACGGTGACCTATGCGGCGTTGCTCGAGCAGGCCTATCAAGTGGCCCAGGCGCTCCGCGGGCGGGGCATCGGGCCGGAGGCGCTGGTGGCCGTGGCCCTGGAGCGGTCGGTGGACCTGGTGGTGGCCCTGCTGGGGACGTGGTATGCGGGCGCGGCCTTCGTGCCGCTCGATCCCTCCTATCCCGTCGCGCGCCTCCGCTACATGCTGGACGACAGCCAGGCGGCGCTGCTCGTGACCGACGGGGCGCAGGCGGCGCGGTTGGCGCATGCCGGCCCGACCCTCTGCCTGGATCGGGACCGGGCCACCCTGGCCACCTATCCGGCCACGCCGCCGCCGGGGCGGCTGGCCGACGCGCAACTGGCCTACGTGCTCTACACCTCCGGCTCCACCGGGCAGCCGAAAGGGGCGGGCAATACGCATGCGGGCCTCCGCAACCGGCTTCAGTGGATGCAAGAGGCCTATGGGCTGACCGCCGCCGACCGGGTGCTGCAGAAGACGCCGATCAGCTTCGACGTGTCCGTGTGGGAATTCTTCTGGCCGTTGCTCGTCGGGGCCGAGCTGGTCATGGCCGAACCCGGCGCCCACAAGGACCCGGCTCAGTTGATCCAGCATATCGTGGCGCAGGGTGTGACCACGCTGCACTTCGTGCCGCCCATGTTGCAGGCCTTCCTGGACCAGCCTGGGGTGGAGACCTGCCGGAGTCTCCGGCAGATCGTCTGTAGCGGCGAAGCCCTGCCGGCGACGGTCCCGCCGCGGGTGCAGCAGCAGTTGCCGGGGGTGGCTCTGCACAACCTCTACGGGCCTACCGAAGCCGCCATCGACGTGACGGCCTGGACCTGTCCGACCCCGCCGGCGGCCACCGTGCCGATCGGGCGGCCCATCGCCAATCTCCAGATCTATGTGCGGGACCCGCAGGGGGAGCCGGTGCCGATCGGGGTGCCGGGGGAATGTTATATCGGCGGGATCGGGGTGGGGCGCGGGTACCATCGGCGGCCGGCCCTGACGGCGGCGCGGTTCGTGCCGGACCCCTTCAGTGCGCAGCCGGGCCAACGGCTCTACCGGACAGGCGATCTCGTGCGGTACCGGTCGGACGGGACCATCGAGTATCTGGGACGGCTGGACCATCAGGTGAAGATCCGGGGCGTGCGCATCGAGGTGGGGGAAGTGGAGGCGGCGCTACGGCAGCAGCCGGGGATTCGGGAGGCCGTGGTGGTGGCGCGGCGGGACGGCCCGGGGGGCGCCCGGCTCGTGGGCTACGTGACGACGGACCCGGCGCAGCCGTTCGAGCCCGCGGCGCTCAAGGCGGGGCTGGCGCAGACGCTGCCGGAGTATCTGGTGCCGGCGGTGGTCGTCCGGCTGGCGCAGCTGCCGTTGAGTCCGAACGGGAAGGTGGACCGCCAGGCCTTGCCCGCACCGGACGTCGAGGCGCCGCGCCCGACCGCCTATGAGGCGCCGGCCACGGTGACCGAACAGCAGCTGGCCGCCATCTGGAGCCAGGTGCTCGGCGTCGAGCGGATCGGTCTTCAGGATAACTTCTTCGATTTGGGGGGCCATTCTCTGTTGGCCGTACAGGCGATTGCTCGGATGCAGGCGGTCGTGGATCAGCCGCTGACCGTGATGGATCTCTTCCAGCACCCGACGCTGGAGCAACTGAGCCGGCGGCTCGAAGGGGAGTGCCCCTTGGCTTTTGCGGAGCTTGTCCTCCTGCGCGAGGGCCGTGCCTTGCCGCCGTTGTTTTGTTTCGATCCTGACGGGACCCATGTGCAGGCCTACCGGCCGTTGGCACGATCTCTGGAGGAAGGGCGCCCGGTGTACGGCCTCTCGCTGGGCCATCTCTTTTCCCTGCGCTGGCAAGACCTATCCATTCCGAAGCTTGCCGAACAGCAGGCTGCGCTGATTCGTGATTGTCGGCCGCATGGTCCCTATCATCTGGTCGGCTGGTCGAACGGTGGCGTGCTGGCCTTGGCGACGGCGCAGACGCTGGAACGGGCCGGCGAGTCGGTGGCCTTTCTCGGTCTCCTGGATACCCAGCCGAATCAGGCCCTCTATGCGGCGGACGGGCCGACTCCGGTGGAGGAATTGATCGCCTACATCCGGCGCGACCAGCGGGAAGCCTTCGATGCGATCCCGGATGCGGAGCGGGAGGCCTTGCGGGAGCGGTTGGAGTCGTTGGGCGAGGAGGAACGATTGGAGACGGCCATTCGTTGGGCGCGAGAACGGGACTTTCTCTCTCCCGAAGAAGCAGAGGCCTCGATCGGGTCATTGAAACTCGGCTATACCTTGGCCAGGGAGGCGGCACGGTTCCTGATCGTGACCCGAAGCCATCCGATCAAGGCGCCGATCCACGTGTGGTGGACGACGTCGACCCTCGCGCGCCGGGGACAGGGGCCGGTCGACTGGTCGGAGCATACGACCGGACCGGTCACGGTGGAGACTGTGGTCGGAGACCACATGGATGCCGTCCACAGCATCCACGCCCACCAACGGATTGGAGAGGCGCTCGCAACACTCAGGACTGCGTCGGCTTAA